One window of Bacillus alkalicellulosilyticus genomic DNA carries:
- the spoIIIAD gene encoding stage III sporulation protein AD encodes MAIEIVQIVGLGLVTTFLALVVKEHKPLFAFLLTVFVGIIIFLFLIDEISKVLGMLETIAQSANINMVYLQTILKIIGIAYISEFGAQIAKDAGQAAIASKIELAGKVLIMVMAIPILTAIIEMIINLIPN; translated from the coding sequence TTGGCCATTGAAATTGTTCAAATTGTAGGATTGGGGCTGGTGACGACGTTCCTAGCCCTCGTTGTGAAAGAACATAAACCGCTATTTGCCTTTTTGTTAACGGTATTCGTTGGTATTATCATCTTCCTTTTTCTAATTGATGAAATTTCAAAAGTGCTAGGGATGTTAGAAACGATTGCTCAAAGCGCAAACATTAATATGGTTTACCTACAAACGATTTTAAAAATTATCGGGATTGCCTATATTTCAGAGTTTGGTGCTCAAATTGCAAAAGATGCAGGACAAGCCGCCATCGCTTCAAAAATTGAACTAGCTGGAAAAGTCTTAATCATGGTCATGGCGATACCGATTTTAACGGCAATTATCGAAATGATTATTAACCTTATTCCAAATTAA
- the spoIIIAE gene encoding stage III sporulation protein AE gives MRTVVFTILLTLLLFPAITFAETVDKPDEGFVEQQLDNLGLDEVREYWDQIAHEYGGFLPESQKGSLLDFLRGDKQFAPKEWLIGLVKFLLHELLVNGKLLGMLILLTVFSMILQTLQNAFEQHTISKVAYAITYMVLIVLALNSFHVAIVYAVDAINTMIHFMMALIPLLLALMASIGSVTSVAFFHPIIVFLVNTSGLLIQNFVMPLLFLSAILSIVSTLTSHYKVTKLADFLRNLSLGALGAFLTIFLGVISVQGATSAAADGITIRTAKFVAGNFVPVVGRMFTDAADTVMGASVLLKNTVGLAGLVILILLCAFPAIKVLSLALIFNIAAAVLQPLGGGPIIDCLTIIGKSVIFIFAALATVCLMFFLAVTIIIAAGNVSLMMR, from the coding sequence TTGCGCACAGTCGTTTTCACAATACTATTGACGCTTTTATTATTTCCAGCCATCACATTTGCTGAAACAGTAGACAAGCCCGATGAAGGATTTGTTGAACAACAACTCGATAATTTAGGCCTTGATGAGGTCAGAGAATATTGGGATCAAATTGCTCATGAGTATGGTGGATTCTTACCTGAAAGTCAAAAAGGATCATTGCTAGATTTTTTGAGGGGGGACAAGCAATTCGCTCCTAAGGAATGGCTCATCGGGTTAGTGAAATTTCTTTTACATGAATTGCTCGTCAATGGAAAATTACTTGGAATGTTAATTCTGCTAACGGTGTTTTCTATGATTCTTCAAACGTTACAAAATGCATTTGAACAGCACACGATTAGTAAAGTCGCATATGCGATTACGTATATGGTACTCATTGTTCTTGCTTTAAATAGTTTCCATGTTGCGATTGTTTATGCGGTTGATGCGATCAATACAATGATTCATTTCATGATGGCACTAATCCCTTTATTGTTAGCTTTAATGGCTTCCATTGGAAGTGTCACATCGGTCGCTTTTTTCCACCCAATCATTGTGTTCCTTGTAAATACAAGCGGTCTACTGATTCAAAATTTTGTGATGCCTTTGTTATTTTTATCAGCGATTCTTAGCATTGTAAGTACGCTTACTTCTCATTACAAAGTAACCAAACTAGCAGATTTTTTACGTAACCTTAGTCTCGGGGCGTTAGGAGCCTTTTTGACGATTTTCCTTGGTGTTATCTCTGTTCAAGGGGCAACAAGTGCTGCTGCAGATGGAATAACAATTCGAACGGCTAAGTTTGTTGCAGGTAACTTTGTACCGGTGGTAGGGAGAATGTTCACCGATGCGGCAGACACCGTTATGGGTGCTAGTGTCCTATTGAAGAATACTGTTGGACTAGCTGGGTTAGTTATCTTAATTTTATTGTGTGCATTTCCAGCGATTAAAGTTCTTTCACTAGCTCTTATTTTTAACATTGCGGCAGCCGTGTTACAGCCTCTTGGTGGGGGGCCTATCATTGATTGTTTAACGATTATTGGGAAGTCAGTCATCTTTATTTTCGCTGCATTGGCTACAGTATGCTTAATGTTCTTTCTAGCAGTTACGATTATCATCGCAGCTGGAAATGTATCACTTATGATGAGGTAA
- the spoIIIAF gene encoding stage III sporulation protein AF, translating to MAVLTEWITNIILLILLATIVELLLPNSSMQRYVKMVVGLLLLVMLLNPILSVFSKDVNELIPLLNEHQTSESSLQNSIELKKIEIEMGQRAYISEQVAVQMKRQVEEELIERFDVKAKDITLEIDEVSGHSDEVDVKEVSIHLAKETEELANEDTIETVAVVRIDINERSSDDKEDTPDVNEILSFLSTEWQIPKDIITVFWEGGEQ from the coding sequence ATGGCCGTACTCACAGAATGGATTACTAATATTATATTGCTCATTTTATTAGCGACCATTGTTGAGTTGTTGCTTCCTAATTCTAGCATGCAACGCTATGTGAAAATGGTCGTGGGCCTTCTATTGCTCGTCATGCTTCTAAACCCTATATTATCAGTATTTTCAAAGGATGTGAATGAATTGATTCCACTACTAAATGAACACCAAACTTCAGAAAGTTCACTACAAAATTCAATAGAATTAAAGAAAATAGAAATAGAAATGGGACAACGTGCATATATTTCAGAACAGGTGGCTGTCCAAATGAAGAGACAAGTGGAAGAGGAGTTGATTGAAAGGTTCGATGTAAAAGCAAAAGACATAACATTAGAGATTGATGAAGTTTCTGGTCATTCAGATGAAGTTGATGTGAAAGAAGTATCCATTCACCTAGCAAAAGAAACAGAAGAACTTGCAAATGAAGACACCATTGAAACCGTAGCGGTCGTTCGTATTGACATTAACGAAAGGTCATCAGATGACAAAGAGGACACACCAGATGTGAATGAAATTCTTTCGTTTTTATCAACGGAATGGCAAATTCCAAAGGACATTATCACGGTATTTTGGGAAGGGGGCGAGCAATAA
- the spoIIIAG gene encoding stage III sporulation protein AG, producing the protein MDSGEKDTQWLKKLFEKKGEGKKGNQKMHYLVMILCVGAALMILGNFFSDDEPSSGTQPVFNETETTSTSDEQAVFGQKDSSEPSTMKEYEVRYENQLKEVLDQIIGVSEVSIMINLATTESKVYERNTSTKEQMTNETDREGGKRNVEDTSRDEQVVIVRNGDREEPLLVKEEKPAIRGVLVVAKGVENAQVKSWVVEAVSRVLDVPSHRVSVLPKKSEEE; encoded by the coding sequence ATGGATTCGGGCGAAAAAGACACGCAATGGTTAAAGAAACTGTTTGAAAAAAAGGGGGAAGGCAAGAAGGGGAATCAGAAGATGCATTATTTGGTCATGATTCTGTGCGTAGGTGCAGCCCTCATGATATTAGGAAACTTTTTCTCAGACGATGAACCTTCTTCGGGAACTCAACCTGTCTTTAATGAAACTGAAACAACTTCTACTTCTGATGAACAAGCCGTCTTTGGACAAAAGGACAGCTCAGAACCTTCTACCATGAAAGAATATGAAGTACGCTATGAAAATCAACTTAAAGAAGTACTGGACCAAATCATAGGGGTCTCTGAAGTTTCGATTATGATTAATCTAGCAACAACGGAAAGTAAGGTTTATGAGAGAAATACAAGCACGAAAGAACAAATGACAAATGAAACCGACCGTGAAGGCGGGAAAAGAAATGTAGAAGATACTTCAAGAGATGAACAGGTTGTTATTGTTCGAAACGGTGACAGAGAGGAACCTCTTCTTGTTAAAGAAGAAAAGCCTGCAATACGAGGCGTTCTTGTTGTCGCTAAAGGGGTCGAAAATGCACAAGTAAAATCTTGGGTCGTAGAAGCCGTTAGTAGAGTACTAGATGTACCTTCACATCGAGTTTCTGTGCTCCCTAAAAAATCAGAGGAGGAATAA
- a CDS encoding SpoIIIAH-like family protein, whose amino-acid sequence MVLKRQTVWLLTMLSLIIVLSVYYMTSPGESLDNYAYVDEDEANVSEDEAQVSLQLDEEGMSLAVQETEEGVISAISSDETFTTLRLERQISRDRMLESFTNIITSDASAEAIAQAVSKQEALLAQQQQEELLETLVKTKGYDDVLVIARDDNNVNIIVKADELTPAQVVEILGMARDQLGEKQVAVVHQPISK is encoded by the coding sequence ATGGTATTAAAAAGACAAACGGTATGGTTATTAACAATGCTTAGCTTAATTATTGTATTATCGGTCTACTACATGACATCTCCGGGGGAATCACTTGATAATTATGCATACGTAGATGAGGATGAGGCAAATGTTTCAGAAGATGAAGCACAAGTTTCTCTACAGCTTGATGAAGAAGGAATGTCTTTAGCTGTTCAAGAAACTGAAGAAGGTGTGATTTCTGCCATTTCAAGCGATGAAACATTTACGACATTACGTTTAGAGCGTCAAATCAGTCGTGATAGAATGTTAGAATCATTTACAAACATTATTACATCAGATGCTTCAGCAGAAGCAATTGCTCAAGCGGTTAGCAAGCAGGAAGCGTTACTTGCTCAGCAACAACAAGAGGAGTTACTAGAAACATTAGTGAAAACAAAAGGCTACGATGATGTCCTTGTTATTGCAAGAGATGACAACAATGTAAACATTATCGTAAAAGCGGATGAGCTAACTCCAGCACAAGTAGTAGAAATTTTAGGGATGGCTAGAGACCAGCTTGGAGAAAAGCAAGTGGCCGTTGTTCATCAACCAATTTCGAAATAA
- the accB gene encoding acetyl-CoA carboxylase biotin carboxyl carrier protein, with product MLKIQEIRELIKLIDKSNIDEFKFEQSGTKITLKKQSQSSYSEVDVPSSQPVSREVVPQQAAVQIQTQKSEPIVESTPVESDSSLHKIVSPMVGTFYSAPSPDSDPYVREGDSVKETTVVCIVEAMKLMNEIEAEVKGKVVEVLAENGQLVEYGQPLFLVKPE from the coding sequence ATGTTAAAAATTCAAGAAATTAGAGAATTAATTAAACTCATTGATAAATCAAATATCGATGAATTTAAATTCGAACAATCGGGAACAAAAATCACCCTTAAAAAACAAAGCCAATCTTCATATTCAGAGGTTGATGTACCTAGCTCACAACCGGTAAGTCGTGAAGTTGTTCCTCAACAGGCTGCTGTACAAATTCAAACTCAAAAATCAGAGCCGATTGTTGAGAGCACACCAGTAGAAAGCGATAGCTCATTACATAAAATCGTCTCTCCAATGGTTGGTACATTTTATAGTGCCCCATCTCCAGATTCAGATCCTTATGTAAGAGAAGGAGATAGCGTAAAAGAAACAACGGTAGTTTGTATCGTCGAAGCGATGAAACTAATGAATGAGATTGAGGCAGAAGTGAAAGGAAAAGTTGTGGAAGTCCTAGCTGAAAATGGTCAGCTTGTTGAATATGGTCAACCACTATTTTTAGTTAAGCCGGAGTAG
- the accC gene encoding acetyl-CoA carboxylase biotin carboxylase subunit: MIKKLLIANRGEIAVRIIRACRELGIESVAVYSEADKDSLHVRMADEAYCIGPTPSPKSYLNFTNIMSVATLTEVDAIHPGYGFLAENADFAEICAACNITFVGPSPEAINKMGTKDVARDTMEKAGVPIVPGSDGIVPSVEAGIQVANEIGYPVIIKATAGGGGKGIRVARTEEELKKGINITQQEAATAFGNPGVYIEKFIEDFRHVEIQVLADNYGNTIHLGERDCSIQRRLQKLLEETPSPALDGEKRAEMGEAAVAAAKAVNYSGAGTVEFIFDHNNGNFYFMEMNTRIQVEHPVTEMVTGIDLIKEQIKVAAGEKLSVTQEEVTFNGWSIECRINAENPDKNFMPSPGTITSYLPPGGLGVRIDSAAYQGYTISPFYDSMIAKVITYGATREEAISRMKRALTEFEIEGIETTIPFHLRLLNHETFVSGEFNTKFLELHDLTSKKA, encoded by the coding sequence ATGATCAAAAAACTGTTAATTGCAAATCGTGGGGAAATCGCAGTTCGTATTATTCGAGCTTGCCGAGAACTAGGAATTGAAAGTGTTGCTGTGTATTCTGAGGCGGATAAAGATTCTTTACATGTTCGGATGGCGGACGAAGCTTATTGTATTGGGCCGACCCCATCCCCGAAAAGTTACTTGAATTTCACGAACATCATGAGCGTTGCGACGTTAACAGAAGTCGATGCCATTCATCCGGGTTACGGTTTTTTAGCGGAAAACGCTGATTTCGCTGAAATTTGTGCAGCTTGTAATATTACTTTTGTTGGCCCAAGTCCTGAAGCGATCAATAAAATGGGGACAAAAGACGTGGCACGAGATACAATGGAAAAAGCGGGTGTACCGATTGTTCCCGGTTCAGATGGAATTGTTCCATCTGTTGAAGCTGGAATCCAAGTAGCGAATGAAATAGGATATCCTGTTATCATTAAAGCTACTGCAGGTGGAGGCGGAAAAGGTATCCGAGTTGCTCGAACGGAAGAAGAATTGAAAAAAGGAATTAATATCACGCAACAAGAAGCAGCAACAGCCTTTGGTAACCCAGGGGTTTACATCGAGAAATTTATTGAAGATTTTCGCCATGTCGAGATACAAGTGTTAGCGGATAACTACGGGAATACAATTCACCTTGGTGAGCGTGACTGCAGTATTCAGCGACGTTTGCAGAAACTCCTTGAGGAAACGCCATCACCTGCATTAGATGGTGAAAAGCGAGCTGAAATGGGAGAAGCTGCAGTAGCAGCGGCAAAAGCCGTTAATTATTCCGGAGCAGGCACAGTTGAATTTATTTTCGACCACAACAATGGTAATTTTTACTTTATGGAAATGAACACTCGTATTCAAGTGGAACATCCTGTAACCGAAATGGTAACTGGCATTGACTTGATTAAAGAACAAATCAAAGTAGCAGCCGGCGAAAAATTATCGGTAACGCAAGAGGAAGTTACTTTTAATGGTTGGTCGATTGAGTGTAGAATAAATGCAGAGAATCCTGATAAAAATTTCATGCCATCACCAGGGACGATTACAAGCTATTTACCTCCTGGAGGCTTAGGAGTTCGCATTGATTCTGCTGCGTATCAAGGGTATACAATATCACCTTTTTACGATTCGATGATTGCCAAAGTTATCACGTATGGTGCAACTCGAGAAGAAGCGATTTCAAGAATGAAAAGGGCTCTAACAGAGTTTGAAATCGAAGGGATTGAAACAACAATACCGTTTCACTTGAGATTGCTTAACCATGAAACCTTTGTGTCTGGCGAGTTTAATACGAAATTTTTGGAATTGCACGACCTAACTTCAAAGAAAGCGTAA
- a CDS encoding Asp23/Gls24 family envelope stress response protein, with translation MSENHILEMEDEKSELGKVEISPEVIEVIAGIAASEVEGVATMRGNFATGVAERLGRKNHGKGIKVDLGEEGISVDVSVNITYGVSIPEVAKKIQTNIKLALETMTAIELQSVNVHVVGIQFEAAVEQPIEETGI, from the coding sequence ATGAGCGAAAATCATATTCTTGAAATGGAAGATGAAAAAAGTGAACTAGGCAAGGTTGAAATCTCTCCAGAGGTGATCGAAGTTATCGCCGGTATTGCTGCTTCAGAAGTAGAAGGTGTAGCAACAATGCGTGGGAACTTTGCGACTGGAGTTGCGGAACGACTTGGCAGAAAAAATCATGGCAAAGGGATTAAAGTTGATTTAGGAGAAGAAGGAATTTCCGTTGATGTTTCTGTAAACATCACGTACGGAGTTTCTATTCCTGAAGTCGCTAAAAAAATCCAAACAAACATTAAACTAGCGCTAGAAACGATGACAGCGATTGAATTACAATCTGTAAATGTTCACGTGGTAGGCATTCAATTTGAAGCTGCCGTAGAACAACCTATTGAAGAAACAGGAATTTAA
- the nusB gene encoding transcription antitermination factor NusB: MNRRLARLRAVQALFQIDLTDAPWQEAVDNTLDEGEELTPFLEEIITGTLQHKESIDEILKKNIENWSLERVGNVDRAILRMAIHEMKYIDDIPKNVTFNEAIELGKAFGGEESGRFINGVLSNVVANLEK; the protein is encoded by the coding sequence ATGAACAGACGATTAGCAAGGTTACGAGCTGTACAGGCATTGTTTCAAATAGACCTAACTGATGCGCCGTGGCAAGAAGCTGTTGATAACACTCTTGATGAAGGCGAGGAGTTAACGCCGTTTTTAGAGGAGATTATTACAGGAACATTACAACATAAAGAATCCATTGATGAGATTTTAAAGAAAAACATCGAAAATTGGTCATTGGAGAGAGTCGGTAATGTGGACCGTGCGATCTTACGTATGGCCATTCACGAGATGAAATATATCGATGATATACCAAAAAATGTAACATTTAATGAAGCGATCGAGCTTGGAAAAGCGTTTGGTGGAGAGGAATCTGGGAGATTTATTAATGGGGTTCTATCCAACGTCGTAGCTAATTTAGAAAAATAA
- the folD gene encoding bifunctional methylenetetrahydrofolate dehydrogenase/methenyltetrahydrofolate cyclohydrolase FolD, with product MSAVVISGKELAAKKREEMKQEVADLTAIGKQPGLAVILIGDNPASRSYVKAKQKACEEIGLHSVLIELPEDTTEAELLQQIGALNEDNSIHGILVQLPLPNHISEQAVIEKISPDKDVDGFHPISIGKMMIGEETFLPCTPFGIVEMIKSKQIPIVGKHVVVVGRSNIVGKPVGQLLLNEHATVTYCHSKTENMKEITKQADILVVAVGRANFIGAEFIKDGAVVIDVGVNRLDTGKLVGDVKYDEAKEVSSYITPVPGGVGPMTITMLLHNTIESVKRMKV from the coding sequence ATGTCAGCAGTTGTAATTAGTGGTAAGGAGTTAGCAGCAAAAAAGAGAGAAGAAATGAAACAAGAGGTAGCGGATTTAACAGCTATTGGTAAACAACCAGGACTTGCTGTGATTTTAATTGGTGACAACCCAGCTTCACGTTCTTATGTAAAAGCAAAACAAAAAGCATGTGAAGAAATTGGTCTTCATTCGGTATTAATAGAACTTCCGGAGGATACGACAGAAGCAGAATTGTTACAACAAATCGGAGCACTTAACGAAGATAATTCGATTCATGGAATCTTGGTTCAATTGCCATTACCAAATCATATTAGTGAACAAGCGGTGATTGAGAAAATTAGTCCTGACAAAGACGTAGATGGATTTCACCCAATTAGTATCGGGAAAATGATGATTGGTGAAGAAACCTTTTTACCATGTACACCGTTTGGTATTGTGGAAATGATTAAATCAAAACAAATCCCCATTGTCGGGAAGCATGTTGTCGTGGTGGGAAGAAGTAATATTGTCGGAAAGCCAGTTGGACAGTTGTTACTTAATGAGCATGCGACAGTGACCTATTGTCATTCAAAAACAGAAAATATGAAGGAAATTACAAAACAAGCTGATATTTTAGTTGTAGCAGTAGGTCGAGCTAATTTTATCGGTGCTGAATTTATAAAAGACGGTGCTGTTGTAATTGATGTTGGTGTTAATCGTTTAGACACAGGAAAGCTTGTTGGAGATGTAAAGTATGATGAGGCGAAAGAAGTCTCTTCATATATTACTCCTGTTCCAGGTGGGGTAGGACCGATGACAATTACAATGCTTCTTCATAATACAATCGAATCTGTAAAAAGAATGAAGGTATAA
- the xseA gene encoding exodeoxyribonuclease VII large subunit, which produces MAEEKFLTVTEVTRYVKKTFDEDPILQDVWIRGELSNFKEHSRGHMYFTVKDSGARLQGVMFAGNNRFLTFRPDNGMKVLIRGNLSVYEPYGQYQLYAREMQPDGIGNLFLAYEQLKAKLEAEGLFEQHIKKPLPSFAKEIGIVTSPTGAAIQDMITTIKRRFPVAKITLLPVLVQGEGAASSIAKAIKQANDRAGFDVLIVGRGGGSIEELWAFNEELVARAIYESTIPIISAVGHETDYTIADFVADMRAATPTAAAELAVPVLHDLLDKVEGLQHRIVRATKERIQAERSKIARLEKSYAFRYPEQLLRQKEQQLDKAIERLEREYIRVIKTKKQRIEQASKELKRHHPMMAVAQAKKEVAVQKELLKKGMETMFATKENLFQHTLDKLKVLSPLAMMNRGYSLVYTGNELLKSVSQTKKGTDVTIQVKDGNIHCQVDHITKKEIL; this is translated from the coding sequence ATGGCAGAAGAAAAGTTTCTTACTGTTACAGAAGTTACCAGATACGTAAAAAAGACATTTGATGAAGATCCTATTTTGCAGGATGTCTGGATTCGTGGTGAGCTTTCCAACTTTAAGGAGCACAGCAGAGGCCATATGTATTTTACAGTAAAAGACTCTGGAGCCCGCCTTCAAGGAGTTATGTTTGCTGGGAACAACCGTTTCCTAACGTTTCGCCCAGACAATGGAATGAAAGTTCTTATTCGAGGGAATCTGTCTGTTTATGAACCATATGGTCAATATCAACTGTATGCCAGAGAGATGCAACCAGATGGGATCGGCAATTTATTTTTAGCTTATGAACAACTAAAAGCTAAGTTAGAGGCAGAAGGCCTGTTTGAGCAACATATCAAAAAACCATTGCCATCTTTTGCAAAAGAAATAGGAATCGTGACTTCGCCAACTGGGGCTGCTATACAAGATATGATTACGACAATTAAAAGACGCTTTCCAGTAGCGAAAATCACACTGTTGCCTGTTTTAGTTCAAGGTGAAGGTGCTGCATCTTCCATTGCCAAAGCGATTAAACAAGCTAATGATAGAGCCGGATTTGACGTTTTAATTGTGGGACGAGGTGGCGGTTCAATAGAGGAACTCTGGGCTTTTAATGAGGAATTAGTCGCAAGAGCCATATATGAATCAACCATTCCAATCATATCTGCTGTCGGTCATGAAACCGATTATACAATAGCTGATTTTGTCGCGGATATGAGAGCGGCCACTCCAACAGCTGCAGCGGAGTTAGCAGTCCCTGTATTACATGATTTATTAGATAAGGTTGAAGGACTACAACACCGCATAGTAAGAGCGACTAAAGAACGAATCCAAGCCGAACGGTCGAAAATTGCTCGCCTGGAAAAGTCGTATGCATTTCGGTATCCGGAACAACTGCTACGTCAAAAGGAACAACAGCTTGATAAAGCGATAGAACGATTGGAACGTGAATACATACGTGTCATTAAAACGAAGAAACAACGAATAGAGCAGGCAAGTAAAGAATTGAAAAGACATCATCCAATGATGGCTGTCGCTCAAGCCAAAAAAGAAGTAGCTGTACAAAAAGAGTTACTCAAAAAAGGAATGGAAACAATGTTTGCTACTAAAGAAAATCTCTTTCAGCATACATTGGATAAGCTTAAAGTTCTCAGTCCGCTTGCGATGATGAATAGAGGATATAGCTTAGTGTATACCGGGAATGAATTATTGAAGTCGGTGTCACAAACGAAAAAAGGAACAGATGTAACCATACAGGTCAAGGATGGAAACATTCACTGTCAAGTAGACCATATCACGAAAAAAGAGATTTTATAA
- a CDS encoding exodeoxyribonuclease VII small subunit translates to MSFEEALEQLETVVEKLEQGDVPLEEAISMFQDGMKLSKLCHEKLTAVEKQMEHILHEDGELETAIFQEDVKE, encoded by the coding sequence ATATCTTTTGAAGAGGCATTAGAGCAACTTGAAACTGTAGTAGAAAAGCTTGAACAAGGAGATGTCCCTCTTGAAGAAGCGATATCAATGTTTCAAGATGGAATGAAGCTCTCAAAATTATGCCATGAAAAACTGACAGCTGTTGAGAAGCAAATGGAACATATTTTACATGAAGACGGAGAGCTTGAAACAGCTATCTTTCAGGAGGATGTAAAAGAGTGA
- a CDS encoding polyprenyl synthetase family protein encodes MTIIQLKDYLQEEKKKIDNALPHYIERLNAPKTIKDAMLYSLRAGGKRVRPILLLATLHGFNQDEEIGMDVACAIEMIHTYSLIHDDLPAMDDDDLRRGLPTNHKVFGEAMAILAGDALLTYSFQLIANSKNPYITPEMKVAIIEGLAKAAGPEGMVGGQVADIEGEGQSLTLEQLENVHHHKTGDLLSFSVKAGAILAKAEPDEIEALESFAKELGLVFQIKDDILDIVGDEKTIGKPVGSDTSNDKSTYPSLLTLEGAKAKLSEHTKAAKEYLYKVNMENSLLEAITDYIVERDH; translated from the coding sequence GTGACAATTATCCAATTAAAAGATTATTTGCAAGAAGAAAAAAAGAAAATTGATAATGCGTTACCACATTATATTGAACGACTTAATGCACCTAAAACAATTAAAGATGCCATGCTTTACTCATTGCGTGCTGGTGGTAAGCGGGTGAGACCGATTTTATTATTAGCCACTTTGCATGGATTTAATCAAGATGAAGAAATTGGTATGGATGTAGCTTGTGCGATTGAAATGATACATACATACTCGCTTATTCATGATGATTTACCAGCCATGGATGATGATGATCTTAGAAGAGGTCTCCCGACAAACCACAAAGTTTTTGGAGAAGCGATGGCTATACTGGCTGGAGATGCCCTATTAACCTATAGCTTTCAGTTAATTGCAAATAGCAAAAATCCTTATATTACACCTGAGATGAAAGTAGCAATTATTGAAGGGTTAGCGAAAGCAGCTGGTCCAGAAGGCATGGTCGGCGGGCAAGTGGCCGATATAGAAGGAGAAGGTCAATCGCTTACACTCGAGCAATTAGAAAATGTACATCACCATAAAACAGGTGATTTATTATCTTTCTCTGTGAAGGCAGGAGCGATACTAGCTAAGGCGGAACCTGATGAGATAGAAGCCTTAGAAAGCTTTGCAAAAGAACTTGGACTCGTTTTTCAAATTAAAGATGATATCCTTGATATTGTAGGCGATGAGAAAACAATTGGAAAGCCAGTCGGTAGCGATACATCAAATGATAAATCAACGTACCCAAGCTTACTTACATTAGAAGGTGCAAAAGCAAAACTTTCTGAGCATACAAAAGCAGCTAAAGAATATTTATATAAAGTAAACATGGAAAACTCATTATTAGAGGCCATTACTGACTATATTGTCGAACGGGACCATTAG